A stretch of Bradyrhizobium diazoefficiens DNA encodes these proteins:
- a CDS encoding alpha-D-ribose 1-methylphosphonate 5-phosphate C-P-lyase PhnJ, with translation MNAPAYNFAYLDEQTKRMIRRAILKAIAIPGYQVPFASREMPMPYGWGTGGVQVTAAILGPQDVLKVIDQGSDDTTNAISIRKFFAKTAGVATTTSTDEATVIQTRHRIPETSLHANQVLVYQVPIPEPLRFLEPRETETRRMHALAEYGLMHVKLYEDIARFGHIATAYAYPVKVNARYVMDPSPTPKFDNPKMDNCPALQLFGAGREKRIYAIPPYTQVVSLDFEDHPFEPYRFNAPCALCAAENSYLDEIVTDDQGSRMFVCSDTDYCEGRQAAGHHGALSAAPYKGKAQGGANG, from the coding sequence ATGAACGCGCCCGCCTACAACTTCGCCTATCTCGACGAACAGACCAAGCGGATGATCCGCCGCGCGATCCTGAAGGCGATCGCGATCCCCGGCTATCAGGTGCCGTTCGCCAGCCGCGAAATGCCGATGCCCTATGGTTGGGGCACCGGAGGCGTGCAGGTGACGGCCGCGATCCTGGGGCCGCAGGACGTGCTGAAGGTGATCGACCAGGGCTCCGACGACACCACCAACGCGATCTCGATCCGCAAATTCTTCGCCAAGACCGCCGGCGTGGCCACGACGACGTCGACGGACGAGGCAACGGTGATCCAGACCCGTCACCGAATTCCCGAGACGTCGCTGCACGCAAACCAGGTGCTGGTCTATCAGGTGCCGATCCCGGAGCCGCTGCGTTTTCTCGAGCCGCGCGAGACCGAGACACGGCGCATGCATGCGCTCGCCGAATACGGCCTGATGCATGTGAAGCTTTACGAGGACATCGCGCGCTTCGGCCATATTGCGACCGCCTACGCCTACCCGGTGAAGGTGAACGCGCGCTACGTGATGGACCCGTCGCCGACGCCGAAATTCGACAATCCCAAGATGGACAATTGCCCGGCGCTGCAATTGTTCGGCGCGGGCCGCGAGAAGCGCATCTATGCGATCCCGCCCTATACTCAGGTGGTGTCGCTCGATTTCGAGGATCACCCGTTCGAGCCCTACCGCTTCAACGCGCCCTGTGCACTGTGCGCCGCCGAGAATTCCTACCTCGACGAGATCGTCACCGACGACCAGGGCAGCCGCATGTTCGTCTGCTCGGACACCGATTATTGCGAGGGACGTCAGGCCGCCGGCCATCACGGCGCCTTGAGTGCTGCGCCCTACAAGGGCAAGGCACAGGGGGGTGCAAATGGCTGA
- the phnE gene encoding phosphonate ABC transporter, permease protein PhnE codes for MTIAVAILPEQQLAALNAAYRKAVARKRLRLLAGLALFVAALIVASIGAEVNLRTLFTYFGHFISYFDRILTLDSGQRVWTNFGEWFWGWHKWLKLLGETLLISYVGTLIGAVLAFLLNFFAAENTSPAIWLRFTVRRLLEFARTVPGIVFALIFVIAFGLGPMAGVLAIAIHSTGALGKQFSEIVENADMKPVEGIRSTGASWVSCMRFAILPQVSAGYASYALLRFEINVREASVMGFVGAGGIGQELIVAIRKFYYSDVSAILVTIIVTVFLIDITTGWVRGRLFGREART; via the coding sequence ATGACGATTGCGGTTGCGATCCTACCCGAGCAGCAGCTCGCCGCCCTCAACGCCGCCTACCGCAAGGCGGTTGCGCGCAAACGTCTGCGGTTGCTGGCAGGCCTCGCTCTATTCGTGGCTGCGCTGATCGTGGCCTCGATCGGCGCCGAGGTCAATCTGCGCACCCTCTTCACCTATTTCGGTCATTTCATCAGCTATTTCGATCGCATCCTCACCCTCGACAGCGGACAACGGGTCTGGACCAATTTCGGCGAGTGGTTCTGGGGCTGGCACAAGTGGCTAAAACTGCTCGGCGAGACGCTGTTGATCAGCTATGTCGGCACGCTGATCGGCGCCGTCCTCGCCTTCCTGCTCAATTTCTTCGCGGCTGAAAACACCTCGCCTGCCATCTGGCTGCGCTTCACGGTGCGGCGCCTGCTTGAATTCGCCCGCACCGTGCCCGGCATCGTCTTCGCGCTGATCTTCGTGATCGCCTTCGGGCTCGGGCCGATGGCGGGCGTGCTCGCGATTGCCATTCACTCCACCGGCGCGCTCGGCAAGCAGTTCTCGGAGATCGTCGAGAACGCCGACATGAAGCCGGTCGAGGGCATCCGCTCCACCGGTGCGAGCTGGGTATCCTGCATGCGCTTTGCGATCCTGCCGCAGGTCTCGGCCGGCTATGCCAGCTACGCGCTGTTGCGCTTCGAGATCAATGTCCGCGAGGCCTCGGTGATGGGCTTTGTCGGCGCCGGCGGCATCGGACAGGAGCTGATCGTCGCGATCCGCAAGTTCTACTATTCCGACGTCAGCGCCATCCTCGTGACCATCATCGTGACCGTCTTCCTGATCGACATCACGACTGGCTGGGTGCGCGGCCGCCTGTTCGGCAGGGAGGCGCGGACGTGA
- a CDS encoding pyridoxamine 5'-phosphate oxidase family protein, with the protein MTVINTVEELEAIYGATNDASTVKVADHVTPLYRIFIEKAPFAALATIGPEGIDCSPRGDLPGFVRIHDANTLMLPDRRGNNRVDSLRNIVRDPRVSLMFLIPGSGNAVRANGRAHLSIDPELLASFKVEGKPPRSVMVMNVDEIYFQCARAIVRSDLWNPDKRIDPKTLPTPGQILAEMSENKVGGEEYDRAWPARAAATMW; encoded by the coding sequence ATGACGGTGATCAATACGGTCGAAGAGCTGGAAGCCATCTACGGCGCCACCAACGATGCCTCGACCGTAAAAGTTGCCGACCATGTCACCCCGCTCTACCGCATCTTCATCGAGAAGGCGCCGTTCGCCGCACTCGCGACCATAGGACCCGAGGGCATCGACTGCTCGCCGCGCGGCGATCTTCCCGGCTTCGTCCGCATCCATGATGCGAACACGCTGATGCTGCCGGATCGCCGCGGCAACAACCGGGTCGATTCCCTGCGCAACATCGTGCGGGACCCGCGCGTGTCGCTGATGTTCCTGATCCCGGGCTCCGGCAACGCCGTCCGCGCCAACGGCCGCGCGCATCTCTCGATCGATCCCGAGCTGCTGGCCTCGTTCAAGGTCGAAGGCAAGCCGCCGCGCAGCGTCATGGTGATGAATGTGGACGAGATCTACTTCCAGTGCGCCCGCGCCATCGTCCGCTCCGACCTCTGGAATCCCGACAAGCGGATCGACCCGAAGACACTGCCGACGCCGGGCCAGATCCTTGCGGAGATGAGTGAGAACAAGGTCGGCGGCGAAGAATATGATCGGGCCTGGCCGGCGCGTGCGGCCGCGACGATGTGGTGA
- the phnH gene encoding phosphonate C-P lyase system protein PhnH: MTTIAELPPGFVDKVLSAQSTFRSVMDAMARPGSVQRIVPMAGTAGAMMRGTAAIALTLFDHDTPLWLDARMSESSDVTKWLKFHTGAPVVQDSSIAAFALISDGVLLPPLERFALGTNEYPDRSTTVIIQVESLDRGRSFELRGPGIDGVATLQASIKPFDLFEQLRFNETLFPRGIDLVLVADDAVVAVPRTTRIVSKGG; this comes from the coding sequence ATGACCACGATTGCGGAACTGCCGCCCGGCTTCGTCGACAAGGTGTTGTCGGCGCAATCCACCTTTCGCTCGGTCATGGACGCGATGGCGCGACCGGGCTCGGTCCAGCGCATCGTGCCGATGGCGGGAACAGCAGGGGCGATGATGCGCGGTACCGCCGCAATCGCGCTGACACTGTTCGATCACGACACGCCGCTCTGGCTCGATGCGCGGATGTCGGAAAGCTCCGACGTGACGAAATGGCTGAAGTTCCACACCGGCGCGCCGGTGGTGCAGGATTCGTCGATCGCGGCCTTCGCGTTGATCAGTGATGGCGTTCTGCTTCCGCCGCTCGAGCGCTTCGCGCTCGGTACCAACGAATATCCGGATCGTTCGACCACGGTGATCATTCAGGTCGAGAGCCTGGACAGAGGACGGAGCTTTGAGCTGCGCGGCCCCGGCATCGACGGTGTCGCGACGCTCCAGGCCTCGATCAAGCCCTTCGATCTGTTCGAGCAGTTGCGTTTCAACGAGACGCTGTTTCCGCGTGGCATCGATTTGGTTCTGGTCGCCGATGACGCCGTGGTTGCGGTCCCGCGCACCACGCGAATCGTGAGTAAGGGAGGCTGA
- a CDS encoding alpha-D-ribose 1-methylphosphonate 5-triphosphate diphosphatase, whose protein sequence is MKPNDIVIANARIVLADRVIEQGWLALADGRVAEIGEGRAPAGAEDAGGDLIMPGLIELHTDHLEAHYVPRPKVFWNPVAAVVSYDGQLATSGITTVFDSLRVWREDGAEEVDGRAGVLAAAITTARDGDLLRADHFLHLRCEIPMPSVVEEAKELIDRPDVKLMSLMDHTPGQRQFRDAVKLRDYYRGKGGGKTDAELDELFAKRFEYQKLYAATNMREIVALAHGHNIPLASHDDTTEENVADAVRDRVSVAEFPTTLEAARGLHQAGIGILMGAPNVVRGGSHSGNIAAVDLAREGLLDILSSDYIPSSLLMAALQLPEHVPAISLPAAVRTVTKAPAEAVGLSDRGEIAIGKRADLIRVHVAGSVPVVRSVWREGGRVA, encoded by the coding sequence ATGAAGCCGAACGACATCGTGATCGCCAACGCCAGGATCGTGCTGGCTGACCGGGTGATCGAGCAGGGGTGGCTCGCGCTCGCCGATGGACGCGTCGCCGAGATCGGCGAGGGCAGGGCACCGGCCGGCGCAGAGGATGCCGGCGGCGACCTGATCATGCCCGGCCTGATCGAACTCCACACCGACCATCTCGAAGCGCATTACGTGCCGCGGCCAAAGGTGTTCTGGAATCCGGTGGCTGCCGTGGTCTCCTATGACGGCCAGCTCGCGACATCAGGCATCACCACCGTGTTCGATTCGCTCCGGGTCTGGCGCGAGGACGGCGCCGAGGAGGTCGATGGCCGAGCCGGTGTGCTTGCCGCCGCGATCACGACCGCGCGTGACGGTGATCTGCTGCGCGCCGATCACTTCCTGCATCTGCGCTGCGAAATCCCGATGCCGAGCGTGGTCGAAGAAGCCAAGGAGCTGATCGACCGCCCCGACGTCAAGCTGATGTCGCTGATGGACCATACCCCCGGCCAGCGCCAGTTCCGCGACGCGGTCAAGCTGCGCGACTATTATCGTGGCAAAGGCGGCGGCAAGACCGACGCCGAGCTCGATGAATTGTTCGCCAAGCGCTTCGAATATCAGAAGCTCTACGCCGCGACCAACATGCGTGAGATCGTGGCGCTGGCGCATGGGCACAATATTCCGCTCGCGAGCCACGACGATACCACCGAGGAGAACGTCGCGGACGCCGTGCGCGATCGCGTTTCGGTGGCGGAATTCCCGACCACGCTGGAGGCCGCGCGCGGCCTGCATCAGGCCGGCATCGGCATCCTGATGGGCGCGCCGAACGTGGTGCGCGGTGGTTCGCATTCGGGCAACATCGCCGCGGTCGATCTCGCCCGCGAAGGCCTGCTCGACATCCTGTCGTCGGACTACATCCCATCCAGCCTTCTGATGGCCGCGCTGCAATTGCCGGAGCACGTGCCCGCAATCAGCCTGCCGGCGGCGGTCCGCACCGTGACCAAGGCGCCCGCCGAGGCGGTCGGCCTGTCCGACCGCGGCGAGATCGCAATCGGCAAGCGCGCCGACCTCATCCGCGTGCACGTCGCGGGCAGCGTTCCCGTGGTCCGCAGCGTCTGGCGCGAAGGGGGCCGTGTCGCATGA
- the phnL gene encoding phosphonate C-P lyase system protein PhnL — MTAMIDIADAKKTFTMHLQGGIELPVVSGVTFHVDPGECVVLSGPSGAGKSSILKMIFGNYRCDSGRIGIRHRGTLIDLATAEPRQVLNVRRATIGYVSQFLRAVPRVATIDVVAEPLIVNGLARTDAQARAGELLHRLNIPERLWQLPPATFSGGEQQRVNIARGFISDLPILLLDEPTASLDAANRAVVVELVAEKKRQGVAMVAIVHDDEIRHLIADRIVDVTSFAAAA; from the coding sequence ATGACCGCCATGATCGACATCGCCGACGCCAAGAAGACCTTTACGATGCACCTGCAAGGCGGCATCGAATTGCCTGTCGTCAGCGGTGTGACGTTTCACGTCGACCCCGGCGAATGTGTCGTCCTGTCCGGCCCGTCCGGCGCCGGCAAATCGTCTATCCTGAAGATGATCTTCGGCAATTATCGCTGCGATAGCGGCCGCATCGGCATCCGCCATCGCGGCACGCTGATCGATCTCGCCACCGCCGAGCCGCGGCAGGTCCTCAACGTCCGCCGCGCCACCATCGGCTATGTCAGCCAGTTTTTGCGGGCGGTGCCGCGCGTTGCGACCATCGACGTCGTCGCCGAGCCCCTGATCGTCAACGGCCTCGCCCGCACCGATGCGCAAGCGCGCGCCGGCGAACTGCTGCATCGCCTCAACATTCCGGAACGGCTGTGGCAGCTCCCGCCCGCGACCTTCTCCGGCGGCGAGCAGCAGCGCGTCAACATCGCGCGCGGCTTCATCTCGGACCTGCCGATCCTGCTGCTGGACGAGCCGACCGCCTCGCTGGATGCCGCCAACCGCGCCGTCGTGGTCGAGCTGGTCGCCGAGAAGAAGCGCCAGGGCGTCGCCATGGTTGCGATTGTCCATGACGATGAAATCCGCCATTTGATCGCCGACCGCATCGTCGACGTCACCAGCTTTGCCGCCGCGGCCTGA
- a CDS encoding carbon-phosphorus lyase complex subunit PhnI: MYVAVKGGERAIENAHRLLANARRGDQSVAEISLDQISEQLGLAVDRVMSEGSLYDRELAALAIKQARGDLIEAIFLVRAFRATLPRFGASEPVDTGAMRVQRRVSSTFKDIPGGQILGPTFDYTHRLLDPSLAEGFVPEPPAVVEASTAPTPRVTDILGRDGLIETSPQAEDGASVGDLTREPLNFPADRDLRLQNLARGDEGFLLAMGYSTQRGYGRNHPFAGEIRFGGVEVEYLAEDVGFAVPLGSIELTECQMVNQFKGSVTEAPCFTRGYGLAFGQSERKTMSMALVDRALRARELGEEVGAPAQDEEFVMSHSDNVQATGFVEHLKLPHYVDFQSELGLLRKLRKEFAEASNEANATDAMKEAAE; this comes from the coding sequence ATGTATGTCGCAGTCAAAGGCGGCGAACGGGCCATCGAGAACGCCCATCGCCTGCTCGCCAATGCGCGCCGCGGCGACCAAAGCGTTGCGGAAATCTCCCTCGACCAGATCTCGGAGCAGCTCGGGCTCGCCGTCGATCGCGTCATGAGCGAGGGCTCGCTCTATGACCGCGAGCTCGCGGCGCTGGCGATCAAGCAGGCGCGCGGCGATCTGATCGAGGCGATCTTCCTGGTCCGCGCCTTCCGTGCCACCTTACCGCGCTTCGGCGCCAGCGAGCCGGTCGACACCGGCGCCATGCGGGTGCAGCGGCGGGTGTCGTCGACCTTCAAGGACATTCCCGGCGGCCAGATCCTCGGGCCGACCTTCGACTACACCCATCGCCTGCTCGATCCCTCGCTGGCCGAAGGGTTTGTCCCGGAACCGCCGGCTGTGGTCGAAGCCTCGACCGCGCCGACGCCGCGCGTGACCGATATTCTCGGCCGCGACGGGCTGATCGAGACCTCGCCGCAAGCCGAAGACGGCGCCAGCGTCGGCGATCTGACCCGCGAGCCACTGAATTTCCCGGCCGACCGCGATTTGCGCCTGCAAAATCTCGCCCGCGGCGATGAAGGCTTTCTGCTGGCGATGGGCTACTCCACCCAGCGCGGCTATGGCCGCAACCATCCCTTCGCCGGCGAGATCCGCTTCGGCGGGGTCGAGGTCGAATACTTGGCAGAGGACGTCGGCTTCGCCGTTCCGCTCGGCTCGATCGAGCTGACCGAGTGCCAGATGGTCAACCAGTTCAAGGGCTCAGTGACGGAAGCGCCGTGCTTCACCCGTGGTTACGGCCTTGCCTTCGGCCAGAGCGAGCGCAAGACCATGTCAATGGCGCTGGTCGATCGGGCGCTTCGCGCCCGCGAGCTCGGGGAAGAGGTGGGAGCCCCGGCGCAAGATGAAGAATTCGTCATGTCACATTCGGACAACGTCCAGGCGACCGGCTTCGTCGAGCATCTCAAGCTGCCGCACTATGTCGACTTCCAGTCCGAGCTCGGCCTTCTGCGCAAGCTGCGCAAGGAATTCGCTGAAGCCTCGAACGAGGCCAACGCCACCGACGCCATGAAGGAGGCCGCGGAATGA
- a CDS encoding SDR family NAD(P)-dependent oxidoreductase, which yields MSDRYEGRTALVTGGSRGIGAAVCRALANAGAAVAINCREQIAQAEQLAEDIGKRGGRAMAVAADVSQREAIAAMVERVTAELGPIDILVNNAGIAITRGIDDLTEDDFDRTMLVNLKSAFLCTQAVLPAMRAQKWGRIVNISSGAARGAGSIGPHYNASKAGMEGLTRGYAARLVKEGITVNAVAPSLIETDMMSGQPQLVSRIPLGRFGTADEVAKAVMLLVDNAYMTGQTVALSGGMAFN from the coding sequence ATGTCAGACAGATACGAGGGGCGCACGGCGCTCGTTACCGGCGGTTCGCGCGGGATCGGTGCAGCCGTCTGTCGTGCGCTCGCCAATGCCGGCGCGGCCGTCGCGATCAACTGCCGCGAGCAGATCGCGCAGGCCGAGCAGCTGGCGGAAGACATCGGTAAGCGCGGCGGACGCGCCATGGCCGTTGCCGCAGATGTGTCGCAGCGCGAGGCCATCGCCGCAATGGTCGAACGTGTGACGGCGGAGCTCGGACCGATCGACATCCTCGTCAACAATGCCGGCATCGCCATCACCCGCGGCATCGACGATCTCACGGAGGACGATTTCGACCGCACCATGCTGGTCAATCTCAAATCCGCCTTCCTGTGTACGCAGGCGGTGCTGCCGGCCATGCGCGCGCAAAAATGGGGCCGCATCGTCAACATCTCCTCCGGCGCTGCCCGCGGCGCCGGCTCGATCGGCCCGCACTACAACGCGTCAAAGGCCGGCATGGAGGGGCTCACGCGCGGCTATGCGGCGCGGCTGGTGAAGGAGGGCATCACCGTCAACGCGGTGGCGCCATCGCTGATCGAGACCGACATGATGAGCGGCCAGCCGCAGCTCGTCAGCCGCATTCCGCTCGGCCGCTTCGGCACGGCGGATGAGGTGGCGAAGGCCGTGATGCTGCTGGTCGACAATGCCTACATGACCGGGCAGACCGTCGCGCTGAGCGGCGGGATGGCGTTTAATTGA
- the phnE gene encoding phosphonate ABC transporter, permease protein PhnE → MSKPPQVDTAQIRARYPDVFNRPASSRLATPSMLVAALAIFAFGLVDLDFSPSRLISGLSQLGWISMMMIPPDPGSSLPLYLKAMGETLSIALLGTTLAALLALPVSLFAARNVVPGIVRFPIRRFLDSIRGVDTLIWALVWINVVGLGPFAGVLAIAVSDFGAFGKLFSEAIEGADQKQVEGIRASGGSALHEIRFGLMPQVLPVIAGQVLYFIESNTRSATIIGIVGAGGIGLQLAEQIRVLEWQKVSFLILMILIAVAAIDFISGKLRFAIIGRRAIA, encoded by the coding sequence GTGAGCAAGCCGCCGCAAGTCGACACCGCGCAGATCCGCGCGCGCTATCCCGATGTCTTCAACCGGCCGGCGTCGTCGCGTCTGGCGACGCCCTCGATGCTCGTCGCTGCGCTCGCGATCTTCGCATTCGGCCTGGTCGATCTCGATTTTTCGCCGTCTCGCCTGATCTCGGGGTTGAGCCAGCTCGGCTGGATCAGCATGATGATGATTCCGCCCGATCCGGGCTCGTCGCTGCCGCTGTACTTGAAGGCAATGGGCGAGACGCTGTCGATTGCGCTGCTCGGCACCACGCTGGCGGCGCTGCTGGCGCTGCCGGTCAGCCTGTTTGCTGCGCGCAATGTCGTGCCGGGCATCGTCCGCTTTCCCATCCGGCGTTTCCTCGATTCGATCCGCGGCGTCGATACGCTGATCTGGGCGCTGGTCTGGATCAACGTCGTCGGCCTCGGCCCGTTCGCCGGCGTGCTCGCGATCGCGGTGTCTGATTTCGGCGCCTTCGGAAAGCTGTTCTCGGAGGCGATCGAGGGCGCCGACCAGAAGCAGGTCGAGGGCATCCGCGCCTCCGGCGGCAGCGCGCTGCACGAAATCCGCTTCGGCCTGATGCCGCAGGTGCTGCCGGTGATCGCCGGCCAGGTGCTCTATTTCATCGAGTCGAACACACGCTCAGCCACCATCATCGGCATTGTCGGTGCCGGCGGCATCGGTCTCCAGCTCGCCGAACAGATCCGCGTGCTGGAATGGCAGAAAGTGTCGTTCCTGATCCTGATGATCTTGATTGCGGTCGCCGCGATCGATTTCATCTCGGGCAAGCTGCGCTTCGCGATCATTGGGCGGCGGGCGATCGCCTGA
- the phnG gene encoding phosphonate C-P lyase system protein PhnG, with protein sequence MAVLAHAEAGEIAARLRAIALPGHQDLRVPENGLVMLRGRVGGDGAPFNLGEATVSRAAVRLASGEVGFGYTLGRDGEKARLIALCDALVQSRDFGGLVERDVIAPLREQLMIRRKQAAEETAATKVDFYTMVRGEG encoded by the coding sequence ATGGCCGTGCTGGCGCACGCGGAGGCGGGCGAGATCGCCGCTCGCCTCCGCGCTATCGCTTTGCCCGGCCATCAGGATTTGCGTGTGCCGGAGAACGGATTGGTAATGCTGCGCGGCCGGGTCGGCGGCGACGGCGCGCCGTTCAATCTCGGCGAGGCAACGGTGTCGCGCGCGGCGGTGCGGCTTGCGAGCGGCGAGGTCGGCTTTGGCTACACGCTCGGGCGCGATGGCGAGAAGGCGCGGCTGATCGCCTTGTGCGACGCGCTGGTGCAGTCGCGGGATTTCGGTGGACTCGTGGAGCGCGACGTTATCGCGCCGTTGCGCGAGCAGCTTATGATTCGCCGCAAGCAGGCGGCGGAAGAGACCGCTGCGACGAAGGTTGATTTCTACACCATGGTGCGCGGTGAGGGGTGA
- the phnK gene encoding phosphonate C-P lyase system protein PhnK, whose product MADQDLLETDQPLLVAESLSKSYGRIAACRDVSFSLYPGEVLAIVGESGSGKSTLLQLLSGQLAASGGQVSYRMRDGITRDLAALGEAERRFLFRTDWGFVHQDPAQGLRMAVSAGANVGERLMAVGWNHYGRIRDTASDWLSRVEIDVGRIDDAPRTYSGGMRQRLQIARNLVTEPRLVFMDEPTGGLDVSVQARLLDLLRSLVAELNLAVIIVTHDLAVARLLSHRVMVMKGGRVIETGLTDQVLDDPREPYTQLLVSSILPP is encoded by the coding sequence ATGGCTGATCAAGATCTGCTCGAAACCGATCAGCCGCTGCTGGTCGCGGAAAGCCTCAGCAAGTCCTACGGCCGCATTGCTGCGTGCCGTGACGTCTCGTTCTCGCTCTATCCCGGCGAAGTGCTGGCGATCGTCGGCGAATCCGGCTCCGGCAAGTCGACGCTGCTGCAGCTCCTGTCGGGCCAGCTCGCCGCCAGCGGCGGGCAGGTGTCGTATCGGATGCGCGACGGCATCACCCGCGATCTCGCCGCGCTCGGTGAAGCCGAGCGGCGCTTCCTGTTCCGCACCGATTGGGGCTTTGTGCACCAGGATCCCGCGCAGGGGCTGCGCATGGCGGTCTCGGCTGGCGCCAATGTCGGTGAGCGGCTGATGGCGGTCGGGTGGAATCACTACGGCCGTATCCGCGACACTGCATCCGACTGGCTCAGCCGCGTCGAGATCGACGTCGGGCGTATCGACGATGCGCCGCGCACCTATTCCGGCGGCATGCGCCAGCGCCTCCAGATCGCCCGCAACCTCGTCACCGAGCCGCGGCTGGTGTTCATGGACGAGCCGACCGGCGGCCTCGATGTCTCCGTGCAGGCGCGTCTGCTCGACCTCCTGCGCAGCCTCGTCGCCGAGCTGAATCTCGCCGTTATCATCGTCACCCACGATCTCGCGGTCGCGCGGCTATTGTCGCATCGCGTGATGGTGATGAAGGGCGGCCGCGTCATCGAGACCGGTCTCACCGACCAGGTGCTCGACGATCCGCGCGAGCCCTATACGCAACTCCTCGTTTCCTCGATTCTGCCGCCATAA
- the phnF gene encoding phosphonate metabolism transcriptional regulator PhnF, with translation MSMQDTASSGVALWRLVADGIERGIADGRFAAGDKLPGEMEIAETYRVNRHTVRRALAALAERGIVRAERGSGTYVEAQKLAYPLRSRTRFSEIVGADGREPHGRLIEATDDVATRELARELGLKVGAPLLRIEAIRLADRTPICVSTTWLSAELFPGAGDVFAATRSMTKLLEHYGVRDYRRGATRITGGIVDATDAARLDLPLGRPILIVDATDLDPDRKPLLTKHSRFAAERVEFLVES, from the coding sequence ATGAGCATGCAGGACACCGCCTCTTCAGGCGTCGCGCTGTGGCGCCTCGTTGCCGACGGCATCGAACGCGGCATCGCCGACGGCCGCTTTGCCGCCGGCGACAAGCTGCCGGGCGAGATGGAGATCGCCGAGACCTATCGCGTCAATCGCCATACCGTGCGGCGCGCGCTGGCGGCGCTCGCCGAGCGCGGCATTGTGCGCGCAGAGCGCGGCAGCGGAACCTACGTCGAGGCGCAGAAGCTCGCCTATCCGCTGCGCTCGCGCACACGCTTTTCCGAGATCGTCGGCGCCGACGGTCGCGAGCCACACGGCCGGCTGATCGAGGCGACCGATGATGTCGCGACCCGCGAACTCGCGCGCGAGCTCGGCTTGAAGGTCGGCGCGCCGCTGCTCCGGATCGAAGCAATACGTTTGGCCGACCGCACGCCGATCTGCGTTTCCACCACCTGGCTGTCGGCGGAGCTGTTCCCGGGCGCGGGCGATGTGTTTGCCGCAACGCGCTCGATGACGAAGCTGCTCGAGCATTACGGTGTCCGCGACTACCGCCGCGGCGCCACCCGGATCACCGGCGGCATCGTCGATGCCACCGACGCCGCGCGGCTCGATCTGCCGCTCGGACGGCCGATCCTGATTGTCGACGCCACCGACCTCGATCCCGACCGCAAGCCGCTGTTGACCAAGCACTCGCGCTTTGCCGCCGAGCGGGTGGAGTTTCTGGTGGAATCGTAG
- the phnN gene encoding phosphonate metabolism protein/1,5-bisphosphokinase (PRPP-forming) PhnN, giving the protein MSETSTMAEGEAGAIGPGRLVLVVGPSGAGKDTLLRLAQAACTDDHDIVFPRRVVTRESSTDEDNIAMSTDEFRRSREHGDFAVSWEAHGHSYALPLEINDDIRAGRAVVVNVSRTVIGALRAAYADVVVVAITAPPDVLAQRLAARARHSDGNVADRLARSVDDASANADVTILNAGSADYHGRQLLRVIRNEGWHE; this is encoded by the coding sequence ATGAGCGAGACCTCGACCATGGCCGAGGGCGAGGCGGGTGCGATCGGCCCGGGCCGGCTCGTGCTCGTGGTCGGTCCCAGCGGCGCTGGCAAGGACACCTTGCTGCGGCTGGCGCAGGCGGCCTGCACCGACGATCACGACATCGTCTTTCCGCGCCGTGTCGTGACGCGTGAGTCGTCGACGGACGAAGACAATATCGCGATGAGCACGGATGAATTCCGTCGCTCGCGCGAGCACGGCGATTTCGCCGTGTCCTGGGAGGCGCATGGGCATTCCTACGCCCTCCCGCTCGAAATCAACGACGACATCCGGGCCGGGCGAGCGGTCGTCGTCAACGTTTCACGCACCGTGATTGGCGCGCTGCGCGCAGCTTACGCCGATGTCGTGGTGGTCGCGATCACCGCGCCGCCGGACGTGCTGGCGCAGCGGCTTGCCGCCCGCGCCCGGCACAGTGACGGCAATGTCGCCGACCGGCTTGCGCGCAGCGTCGATGATGCGTCGGCCAATGCCGACGTCACCATCCTCAACGCCGGCAGCGCGGACTATCACGGCCGCCAGCTCCTGCGCGTGATCAGGAATGAAGGCTGGCACGAGTAA